The proteins below come from a single Gimesia chilikensis genomic window:
- a CDS encoding elongation factor G produces the protein MNDYKVDDVRNVALVGHGAVGKTTVADLLLFQSGMTPRLGSVDEGTSLLDTDEEEIDHRISIASTLVHFDHAGHHINLIDTPGYPDFIGQVSGALRAVETALILLNAGHGVEINALRVSRMAQEAGIARMIVLNKCDTENIDYDSLLDSIRETFGSNCVPINLPVGLGTDFQAVCDLVNFSEPPAEGTLGDPESTRQALIEAIVESNEGLLERFFDGEELSPRELSANIPKAMAAGTLIPVLFMSAKTGVGVSEFMDAMSNYTLCPQDIQRMEQTKDGRSVVIDPSPEQPFVAQVIKTRIDPFISKMSYLRVFSGKLDKDTAVVNVRTGKPVRINQLLDVQGGKQEPVDSVSVGDIFAVAKVDDLQPGDTLTADANGDGLSLPEIKYPHPVVGLAVEPKSQNDQQKISGALHKLEEEDQTFHVIHDEETHEMVMQGMSELHLKIMQEKLLHRDKVEVLTHQPKVPYRETIMASAEGSYRHKKQSGGAGQFAEVHLRVSPMPAGVDPETYFTKENFDHLRSYQYDPELNFAFVDRISGGSIPNQFIPAVEKGVRERMKQGVIAGCQIQDLICEVYFGKDHPVDSNETAFKIAGSKCFSELFGKARPALMEPIVKIEILVPEECVGDISSDLSSRRGRMEGMQVSPGGYEIIQARVPLAEIMTYARTLSSLSGGRGTYDIELSHYEMIPPNEQSKVIEILNQARE, from the coding sequence ATGAACGATTATAAGGTAGACGACGTTAGGAATGTGGCACTGGTCGGCCACGGGGCTGTTGGCAAAACAACTGTAGCCGATCTTTTGCTTTTTCAATCGGGAATGACCCCCCGACTTGGGTCTGTGGATGAAGGTACCAGTTTGCTGGATACAGACGAGGAAGAAATCGATCATCGGATTTCCATCGCCTCTACCCTGGTTCACTTTGATCATGCCGGTCATCACATCAATCTGATCGATACCCCCGGCTATCCTGATTTCATTGGGCAGGTCTCCGGTGCTTTGCGTGCCGTCGAGACCGCTCTGATTCTGCTCAACGCCGGTCATGGCGTGGAAATCAATGCCCTGCGAGTTTCCCGGATGGCCCAGGAAGCAGGCATCGCCCGCATGATCGTCCTCAATAAATGTGATACAGAGAACATCGACTACGATTCACTGCTCGATTCCATCCGCGAGACGTTCGGTTCCAATTGTGTTCCCATTAACCTGCCTGTGGGGCTGGGGACCGATTTTCAAGCGGTGTGTGATCTGGTTAATTTTTCCGAGCCACCTGCAGAGGGAACGCTGGGAGATCCGGAGTCAACCCGCCAGGCGCTGATCGAAGCGATTGTCGAATCGAATGAAGGGTTACTGGAACGGTTCTTTGATGGAGAAGAACTCAGTCCCCGGGAATTGTCTGCAAACATTCCTAAGGCAATGGCGGCGGGGACACTGATTCCCGTGCTCTTCATGAGCGCAAAAACCGGCGTGGGGGTCAGTGAATTCATGGACGCCATGTCTAACTACACATTGTGTCCGCAGGATATTCAGCGGATGGAACAGACCAAAGATGGTCGTTCGGTGGTGATTGACCCTTCGCCGGAGCAGCCGTTTGTTGCTCAGGTGATCAAGACACGCATCGACCCCTTCATATCCAAGATGAGCTATCTGCGTGTCTTCTCCGGAAAACTGGATAAAGATACGGCTGTGGTCAATGTCCGCACAGGGAAGCCGGTTCGGATCAATCAACTGCTTGACGTCCAGGGTGGCAAACAGGAACCCGTCGATTCTGTTTCCGTGGGAGATATTTTTGCGGTAGCCAAAGTCGATGATCTGCAGCCAGGAGATACCCTTACCGCCGATGCGAATGGAGACGGTCTTTCACTGCCGGAAATCAAGTACCCCCATCCGGTGGTCGGGTTAGCAGTGGAACCTAAGAGCCAGAATGACCAGCAGAAGATCTCCGGTGCATTACACAAACTGGAAGAAGAAGACCAGACCTTCCATGTGATCCACGACGAAGAGACACATGAAATGGTAATGCAGGGAATGAGCGAACTGCATCTGAAAATCATGCAGGAGAAACTGCTGCATCGTGATAAAGTAGAAGTGCTGACACACCAGCCCAAAGTCCCGTATCGCGAAACGATCATGGCGAGCGCTGAGGGTAGTTACCGACACAAGAAACAGTCGGGCGGTGCAGGGCAGTTTGCCGAAGTACACCTGCGGGTCTCACCTATGCCTGCCGGCGTTGATCCTGAAACCTATTTCACGAAAGAAAACTTCGACCATCTGCGCAGTTATCAATACGATCCGGAATTGAACTTTGCCTTTGTCGATCGGATTTCAGGTGGCTCGATTCCCAATCAGTTCATTCCGGCAGTCGAGAAAGGAGTTCGCGAGCGGATGAAGCAGGGGGTGATCGCAGGCTGTCAGATTCAGGATCTGATCTGCGAGGTTTACTTTGGAAAAGATCATCCAGTCGACAGTAACGAAACCGCGTTTAAAATTGCGGGGAGCAAGTGCTTCTCGGAACTCTTTGGAAAAGCACGTCCGGCGCTGATGGAACCGATCGTTAAGATTGAAATTCTGGTTCCCGAAGAATGCGTCGGCGATATCAGCAGCGATCTTTCCAGTCGACGGGGACGTATGGAAGGTATGCAGGTCTCTCCGGGAGGGTATGAAATCATTCAGGCGCGTGTCCCCCTTGCTGAAATCATGACCTATGCCCGTACGCTTTCCAGTCTGTCTGGAGGCCGGGGAACCTATGACATTGAACTGAGTCACTACGAAATGATTCCGCCCAACGAGCAATCCAAGGTGATTGAGATTCTTAACCAGGCCAGAGAATGA
- a CDS encoding DUF4013 domain-containing protein, with protein MKTHAETGNTLNVPATAHFSGCEAEQTVSEHATHAGDSDSNGQGASALTTPSSDEVAQHAADSPTTEIDQFYPDEVVGNIPPFPHLFKHPLKATFWTIRMLFGIVCLVLFLAVIAAIPLVNFIALGYLLDVEGRVARTGKIRLAFPLLDIAPRLGTIVLGTGLWLIPLFLLSGAAADARLVDPGGTSDQTLHFINRLVSIFVALHLCLALARGGTFSCYLRPLKNAIWLFKQLRAGGYWERAAQNVSEFVSSLKLGQNFSLGLRGFLGALVWLLIPSLMFASASSPDGGKGGPVLVTLLGGLLLVIVLGWLPLLQAHFAAENRLRAMFELRTIRRKFKRTPIAWLVALIVVYVLSLPLYLFKVAALPRDAMWGITLIFVATIYPTKILLGWVYYRASSKTRNAWFGWRWLSRTLILPLLSLYVFLLFFTQFIGMHGNRVLMEHHVFLLPVPF; from the coding sequence TTGAAAACGCATGCAGAAACCGGGAATACCTTGAACGTTCCTGCAACGGCTCATTTCTCAGGATGCGAAGCAGAGCAGACCGTGAGTGAACATGCGACACATGCCGGCGATTCAGACAGTAACGGGCAGGGCGCTTCCGCTCTGACGACCCCGTCCAGCGACGAAGTGGCGCAACACGCTGCAGACAGTCCGACCACTGAGATTGATCAGTTCTATCCGGATGAAGTGGTAGGGAATATCCCGCCATTCCCTCATCTGTTCAAACACCCGCTCAAGGCGACATTCTGGACAATTCGTATGCTGTTTGGCATCGTCTGTCTGGTTCTGTTTCTGGCCGTGATTGCTGCCATCCCTCTTGTTAACTTTATTGCCCTGGGTTACCTGCTTGATGTGGAAGGCAGGGTTGCCCGTACGGGAAAAATTCGCCTCGCTTTTCCGCTGTTGGATATCGCACCTCGACTGGGAACCATTGTCCTCGGCACCGGACTTTGGCTGATCCCTTTATTTCTGCTCTCCGGGGCTGCCGCGGATGCCCGACTCGTTGATCCAGGGGGCACCAGCGATCAGACGCTTCATTTTATCAATCGTCTGGTTTCGATTTTTGTTGCCCTGCATCTCTGTCTGGCACTGGCTCGCGGGGGAACCTTTTCCTGCTATCTCCGCCCACTCAAGAATGCGATCTGGTTGTTCAAACAGCTTCGCGCTGGCGGGTACTGGGAACGGGCGGCACAGAACGTCAGTGAGTTTGTCTCTTCGCTTAAACTGGGGCAGAACTTCTCACTGGGGCTGCGCGGTTTTCTGGGAGCCTTAGTCTGGCTCTTGATCCCTTCACTCATGTTTGCTTCCGCCAGTTCCCCTGATGGAGGCAAGGGAGGTCCGGTTCTGGTCACCCTCCTGGGGGGCTTACTGCTGGTGATCGTTCTGGGTTGGCTGCCGCTCTTACAGGCTCACTTTGCTGCCGAGAATCGATTGCGGGCCATGTTTGAACTGCGGACCATCCGCAGGAAATTCAAACGGACGCCGATCGCCTGGCTGGTGGCGTTGATCGTTGTCTATGTGCTCTCGCTTCCTCTCTACCTGTTTAAGGTGGCGGCACTCCCCCGGGATGCGATGTGGGGCATTACCCTGATCTTTGTTGCCACCATCTATCCCACAAAAATTCTGCTGGGCTGGGTCTATTACCGCGCCTCTTCCAAAACTCGAAATGCCTGGTTTGGTTGGCGCTGGTTGAGCAGGACTCTGATTCTGCCACTGCTGTCACTTTATGTCTTTCTGTTGTTCTTTACCCAGTTTATCGGCATGCATGGCAATCGAGTGTTGATGGAGCATCACGTCTTTTTGTTACCGGTTCCATTCTGA
- a CDS encoding DUF1549 domain-containing protein, with amino-acid sequence MPASARNWILACLPAGVVALVISLVAWASSSPLKKTEPIPVLQNEDSLTRTVDQVDQFFTQEWQERELVPAAEADELTQMRRLSLALHGTIPSLEEIREFQTMSGDDRLERWTLKLLDDRRFADYFSERFTRAFVGVAQGQFIVFRRDRFKAWLSEQIQANTPYDELVRKLIAGEGLWTGDPETNFITAAVADGNLDRNKLTGSTVRAFLGQRIDCAQCHDHPFDHWKQTDFEGLTAFYGQVEVQVLGVRQNNKLKYEVEDRNTLETRTVAPQVPFLNECLPEEGTLRERLATWVTHPDNRRFERASANRIWGLLFGVPYIDPVDDLPAPTDLTQEAPKLLDILGQDFRENGYDIKRLIQIIVASKPFQRSSSTDMVDAEEIQRATRAWALFPLVRLRPEQIIGSMLQSSSLKTIDQNSNLFMRARRFFSEIDFVREYGDLGSDELNDFPGTIPQALLRMNGQFARDNGSASPFNSVGRITSLDISNEKRIETCFLVCLSRPPTAEELTHFLKQYESASNQKQREKITEDLFWALYNSPEFSWNH; translated from the coding sequence ATGCCCGCTTCCGCTCGCAACTGGATCCTGGCCTGCCTCCCCGCGGGAGTCGTGGCGCTGGTGATCTCCCTGGTTGCCTGGGCTTCGAGCAGCCCACTGAAGAAGACGGAACCGATTCCCGTTCTACAGAATGAGGATTCACTGACCCGCACGGTCGATCAGGTAGATCAGTTCTTCACACAAGAATGGCAGGAGCGAGAGCTCGTCCCCGCGGCGGAGGCAGACGAACTCACACAGATGCGTCGGCTTTCTCTTGCTTTGCATGGCACAATCCCATCCCTGGAAGAAATACGTGAATTCCAGACAATGTCGGGGGATGATCGACTGGAGCGCTGGACCTTAAAACTTCTCGATGACCGCCGCTTCGCCGATTATTTTTCCGAGCGATTCACACGCGCTTTTGTTGGAGTTGCCCAGGGACAATTCATTGTCTTTCGTCGCGATCGCTTCAAAGCCTGGCTGAGCGAACAGATTCAGGCCAATACGCCTTATGATGAACTGGTCAGAAAATTGATTGCCGGCGAAGGGCTCTGGACCGGCGACCCGGAAACCAATTTCATCACCGCGGCAGTCGCAGATGGCAACCTGGATCGCAACAAACTGACGGGCAGCACCGTCCGTGCCTTTCTGGGACAGCGGATCGATTGTGCCCAGTGCCACGATCATCCTTTCGATCACTGGAAGCAGACCGATTTCGAAGGTCTGACCGCTTTTTACGGTCAGGTGGAAGTACAGGTTCTCGGCGTGCGCCAGAACAATAAACTGAAGTACGAAGTTGAGGATCGTAATACGCTGGAAACCCGAACGGTTGCTCCGCAGGTTCCTTTCCTGAATGAGTGCCTGCCTGAGGAAGGGACACTGCGTGAGCGACTGGCGACCTGGGTGACACACCCCGACAACCGTCGTTTCGAACGTGCGTCTGCCAATCGAATCTGGGGGCTGTTGTTCGGCGTACCTTATATCGATCCTGTCGATGATCTTCCCGCGCCCACTGACCTGACACAGGAAGCCCCCAAACTACTCGACATTCTGGGCCAGGACTTTCGCGAGAACGGATATGACATCAAACGTCTGATTCAGATCATCGTGGCATCGAAACCGTTTCAACGATCATCATCCACAGACATGGTTGACGCAGAAGAGATCCAACGGGCAACCCGTGCATGGGCGCTGTTCCCCCTGGTCCGACTGCGTCCCGAACAGATCATCGGTTCCATGCTGCAGTCATCCTCGCTGAAAACTATCGACCAGAACTCGAATCTATTCATGCGGGCCCGTCGCTTTTTCTCAGAGATCGATTTTGTACGTGAATATGGGGACCTGGGTAGTGACGAACTGAATGACTTTCCTGGAACAATTCCCCAGGCTCTGTTGCGGATGAACGGTCAGTTTGCCAGAGACAACGGCAGTGCATCCCCGTTTAATTCGGTTGGTCGGATTACGTCGCTGGACATCTCGAATGAAAAAAGGATTGAAACCTGTTTCCTCGTCTGCCTGTCCCGACCACCGACAGCAGAAGAGCTGACGCACTTTTTGAAACAGTATGAGTCTGCTTCGAATCAGAAACAGCGCGAAAAAATCACCGAGGACCTGTTCTGGGCGCTGTATAATTCACCCGAATTTTCATGGAATCATTGA
- a CDS encoding DUF1501 domain-containing protein yields MFDFPLFSQSLSRRDLCKVALGGTLSFMLPGFDLQAAQKRGPERRKSVITLWMGGGPSQLETWDPHPGTQIGGPGKAISTVVPGLQISDMYPLLAEQLGGMSVIRSMVSKEGDHERGTKYLKTGYRPEPTTVYPALGAIITHEAPNKGLEIPQHISMGNTQFPARGGYLGAHLDAFRVPDPGKNIGNMRSGVGDPRQERRLENLDVVSQAFRRGRTIQTKKTLHQSTIDRALTMMSSEQLQAFEIEKEPAAVRAAYGDSPFGRGCLVARRLVEQGVHAIEVNLNGWDSHANNYTGHQTQSKILDPAFATLLKELKERDLLDSTIVLCIGEFGRTPKINPLDGRDHWPSGFSCIVGGGGLKGDLIIGETDPTGKEKDPTEPVRIQDLYATILQKLQIDFTKELISPIGRPLALSDGSPIAKLV; encoded by the coding sequence ATGTTCGACTTTCCCCTGTTTTCACAATCGCTGAGTCGCCGGGACCTCTGTAAGGTTGCACTGGGAGGTACGCTCTCCTTCATGCTGCCTGGCTTTGATCTTCAGGCAGCGCAGAAGCGGGGGCCGGAACGGCGAAAATCGGTGATTACACTCTGGATGGGAGGCGGCCCCAGTCAGCTTGAGACATGGGACCCACACCCGGGGACTCAAATCGGCGGTCCGGGGAAAGCGATCTCTACCGTTGTCCCGGGTTTACAGATTTCCGATATGTATCCACTGCTCGCAGAACAGTTGGGGGGAATGTCTGTGATTAGGTCGATGGTTTCCAAAGAGGGAGACCACGAACGGGGTACGAAATATCTCAAAACCGGTTACCGTCCGGAACCGACGACCGTCTATCCCGCACTGGGTGCGATCATCACGCACGAAGCCCCCAACAAAGGACTGGAAATTCCACAACATATTTCCATGGGCAACACCCAGTTTCCGGCTCGGGGCGGTTATCTGGGGGCACACCTTGATGCATTTCGCGTTCCCGATCCCGGTAAGAATATTGGCAATATGCGATCCGGAGTGGGAGATCCCCGCCAGGAACGGCGGCTGGAAAACCTGGATGTCGTCTCACAGGCATTTCGCAGAGGGCGCACCATCCAGACCAAAAAAACGTTGCATCAGTCGACCATCGATCGTGCCCTGACCATGATGAGTTCCGAACAACTGCAGGCATTCGAAATTGAAAAAGAACCGGCAGCCGTCCGCGCCGCTTATGGCGACTCTCCCTTCGGACGTGGTTGCCTGGTCGCCCGAAGGCTCGTCGAACAGGGTGTGCATGCGATCGAAGTCAATCTGAATGGCTGGGACAGCCATGCGAACAACTACACCGGACATCAGACTCAATCAAAAATTCTCGACCCCGCTTTCGCTACGTTGCTCAAGGAACTCAAAGAACGGGATCTGCTCGATTCGACAATTGTGCTTTGTATCGGCGAATTTGGTCGGACTCCCAAGATCAATCCGCTGGACGGACGCGACCACTGGCCTTCTGGCTTCTCCTGTATTGTGGGTGGAGGTGGCCTGAAAGGGGATTTAATCATCGGAGAAACAGATCCCACCGGAAAAGAAAAAGATCCGACCGAACCGGTTCGCATTCAGGATCTGTACGCCACGATTCTGCAGAAGCTTCAAATCGACTTCACTAAAGAACTGATTTCCCCCATCGGCCGCCCGCTGGCTCTGAGCGATGGATCTCCGATTGCCAAGCTGGTCTGA
- a CDS encoding outer membrane protein assembly factor BamB family protein: MQRILLLLILSVGFGLSVSHVSQAADWSQFRGPSGNGVSESTGLPTEWSAEKNILWKTKLPGHGSSSPVLYGDQIFLTAYTDYGLTAEDDGNPADLRLHVISINREDGKIMWDQSVAPLNQVQKITKRIVDHGYASGTPACDETGVYAFFGTSGVVAYDLKGNLKWQADVGSKTAGFGSASSPILYKDFVIINASIESETVYALEKATGKVAWKAENIVRAWTTPSIVDVPGGKQELVVNQKNQILGFDPDTGKQLWTCEGIQDYVVPVVVQNEGILYCLGGRSNHSIAVRPGGRGDVTKTHKLWEVNVGANVTSPVFHEGHLYWASDRGIAFCLNAKNGEVVYKNRLPTKSRLYASIVLADDKLYVTTRDNGVVVLKAVPEYVELARNEIKSDEDLFNASPAVSEGSIYLRTNGYLYRIAEQK, translated from the coding sequence ATGCAGCGTATCCTTCTCCTGCTCATTCTTTCTGTTGGATTTGGTCTTTCAGTCAGTCATGTCAGCCAGGCTGCTGACTGGTCTCAATTTCGAGGTCCTTCCGGGAATGGAGTTTCAGAGTCGACGGGATTACCTACCGAATGGAGTGCCGAGAAAAACATCCTCTGGAAAACGAAACTTCCCGGGCATGGCTCTTCCAGCCCGGTTCTCTACGGGGACCAGATTTTTCTGACTGCTTATACCGATTACGGTTTGACAGCAGAAGATGACGGAAACCCGGCTGACCTGCGGCTGCACGTGATTTCAATCAATCGGGAAGATGGCAAAATCATGTGGGACCAGTCAGTGGCCCCCTTGAACCAGGTGCAGAAAATCACCAAACGGATTGTGGACCATGGATACGCCAGTGGGACGCCCGCCTGTGATGAAACCGGCGTCTACGCCTTCTTTGGTACCTCGGGAGTGGTCGCTTACGATTTGAAGGGAAACCTCAAATGGCAGGCCGATGTCGGCAGTAAGACTGCGGGATTCGGTTCCGCCTCCTCGCCGATCCTCTACAAAGACTTCGTAATCATCAATGCAAGTATCGAAAGCGAGACAGTCTATGCTCTGGAGAAAGCGACCGGGAAAGTCGCCTGGAAAGCCGAGAACATCGTCCGGGCCTGGACGACGCCTTCTATCGTCGATGTACCGGGAGGCAAGCAGGAGCTGGTAGTAAATCAGAAAAACCAGATCCTGGGATTCGATCCTGATACCGGTAAACAGCTCTGGACCTGCGAAGGAATTCAGGACTATGTTGTTCCGGTCGTCGTTCAAAATGAAGGCATCCTCTACTGCCTGGGAGGCCGGAGCAATCACAGTATTGCCGTTCGTCCCGGTGGTCGGGGAGACGTCACAAAAACCCATAAGCTCTGGGAAGTGAACGTCGGTGCCAACGTAACTTCACCCGTCTTCCACGAAGGACATCTTTATTGGGCCAGCGATCGGGGTATTGCTTTCTGTCTGAACGCGAAAAATGGTGAAGTCGTCTACAAAAACCGGCTGCCGACCAAATCCCGGCTGTATGCCTCAATTGTTCTGGCGGATGACAAACTGTATGTCACGACCCGCGATAATGGGGTCGTCGTGCTCAAAGCGGTGCCGGAGTACGTTGAACTGGCTCGGAATGAAATTAAGTCTGATGAAGACCTGTTTAATGCTTCGCCGGCAGTCAGCGAGGGGAGTATTTACCTGCGGACCAACGGTTATCTGTACCGAATTGCGGAGCAGAAATAG
- a CDS encoding prephenate dehydrogenase, with translation MTESSTQNSHLFKTIGVIGVGLLGGSIAAAARQRHLAETILGAGRNPSRMRAAQQSGLLDRGSTNIAETAAQSDLVIVCTPVNNIVQFIRIVAQNSRPGTVITDVGSTKQKICSELYGSLPEGVTFVASHPLAGSEKAGFEFADPELFVGRPCVVTPDDKTPDEAIERVKGFWEALGMHVLQTTPENHDRILAETSHLPHVISSALAMTLSEENRPFTSTGFRDTTRIAGGDPSIWIDILLSNSDAIIESIDKYTQSLARLREAIVNQDEKQLRQLLEDGKKNHDALNSAP, from the coding sequence ATGACTGAATCATCGACTCAAAATTCGCACCTCTTCAAAACGATTGGCGTCATTGGCGTCGGTCTGCTGGGAGGTTCTATTGCCGCTGCAGCGCGACAGCGACATCTGGCGGAAACGATTCTCGGAGCAGGACGAAATCCTTCCAGAATGCGGGCTGCCCAGCAGTCAGGACTGCTGGATCGGGGGTCAACCAATATCGCAGAGACGGCAGCCCAGTCCGACCTTGTGATCGTCTGCACACCCGTCAACAATATCGTCCAGTTCATTCGCATCGTGGCTCAAAACAGCCGCCCCGGAACGGTGATTACCGATGTTGGCAGTACGAAGCAGAAAATCTGCTCCGAATTGTATGGGAGCCTGCCTGAGGGAGTCACATTTGTGGCATCACATCCCCTGGCCGGATCTGAAAAAGCAGGATTTGAATTTGCCGACCCCGAACTGTTTGTGGGGCGTCCCTGTGTGGTGACGCCCGATGATAAAACCCCGGATGAGGCCATCGAGCGGGTTAAAGGTTTCTGGGAAGCCCTGGGGATGCACGTTCTGCAGACCACGCCTGAAAATCATGATCGGATTCTGGCAGAAACCAGTCATCTACCGCATGTAATTTCCTCAGCCCTGGCGATGACTCTGTCAGAAGAGAATCGTCCGTTTACGTCTACCGGGTTTCGCGATACGACCCGGATCGCCGGCGGTGACCCATCGATCTGGATCGATATCCTGCTCAGCAACAGCGATGCCATTATTGAAAGCATCGACAAATATACCCAGTCCCTCGCCCGGTTGAGGGAGGCCATCGTCAACCAGGACGAAAAACAGCTGCGTCAGCTGCTGGAAGATGGCAAAAAGAATCACGATGCATTAAATTCAGCACCGTAA